One Mus pahari chromosome 10, PAHARI_EIJ_v1.1, whole genome shotgun sequence genomic window, TTTCCCTTAAAGCTATGTGGTCTATGGATGTAGAGCTTGAGGGATGAGATGACTAAAGTTTTTGTTGCCCAGAAAGCATGAGTGGGTTCCTGACGTTGAACACTGAGCCAGAAGATTTATATTCATGGAGTGTGGGTTTGTTTAAGTATAACTGTTCCTAAGCCCCAGTTCTTcacctttaaaataagaaatcactAGTTTTGAAATTCTCAGGAGCCTATAGTTAAGAAATTTTGAACTTTTAAGgtgactttggacttttaaggTGTTACAATTTTTAAAGACTTGGAGGACTTAAAATTTATATGACATTTTATGTTATGATTATGAGACTTTGGGGATAAAAAAGATTATGATTTAACaacaatatatttgtatgttcAGTTTATATAAGGTGGAGgttctagtttatttttattatttacttgaaATTATCTAGAGtcacaagagaaaaagaaactcagtTGAGTTGGAAAGTTGAACTTGGAAAAATTCTACATGACAATGTCTATGAGAGAATCTTTGCTGTATGACAAATGTGTGAGGGCCCAACCCACCTTGGAGAGGACCTTTTCTGGGCagtagccctgggttctataagaaagctagctaaacaTTTATCAGTACACAAGTTAATAAACAGTGTCCTTTCAtagctttttttcttctactgCTATCCTAATTTCCCTCAATGGAGGACtatgacctgaaaaaaaaaaaacataataagcATAGGTTAAAAGAGGTCTTTTCTTCACATAGGTGCTATCaatcatagtattttatcacagaaacagaaaagcaaactagaacagattGTGAACTCTCttacatatctatatatcacTAATCGATGAACCTATTACTATTGTCCTTTAAAGTTTCCACATCTCAACAAATTTTCATCAATGAGTATGTTTTCAACATATGATTTCTCTGAGACAAAGCACAATTATATCAACATAGACATTCACTAtatttctcttgtttattttattttctgacattattttctgattatattgttttcttcttcccttcctcctccaaagTACTTTAACACAcagtgttttcagggctgatcatttggtgTTAGGTGTTTCCTATATTGGCGAATAAATATCCAACACATGAATTTCAAGAGGCGCAGAAAATTAAACGAACatgaaactcattattttatatttcttttatttttagagattatAATATATCAATTTATAAGTTTACCATTTTATGCTTATATTTTATACTTGCAACACTCATATATTTtgcttatataattttatattatataacttttaattatatcattttttaataCAATTGCATCATTATgtcaattggtgtgttcttctcTGGGGgaaactatttctcccactctcagcattccttagttgtccCTCATGGTTCTTTGTGTAGACCTGAAGCCTCGTGGGTCTTTCTCGTCCACTTTAACATGTCCACTGCTGTTTTCCTTATTCAACTCATATTTAAGCAGCCAACCTTATCTTTaatagaaacaaaactaagagattttctcaaataaataaaatatatttcatagaaACTAGTACTACTACTTCTGAGTTTGACTTTCTTTAAGTTAGCAATACCAATCTCTAGATATTCTTGAGCTTTTCTAGAAAACTACAGAATTGGTCCAGAATGGGAGTGCTTTCTGGTATAGGAAATAACCAGCTGCAGAGTTAGAAGAGAACAAGTTTGAGCAGTAAGTCCCTTCCATCCATCGTTGCATGTTGTAAGCAGTGCTATTCCAGAGtcttttgtatgatttttttgcgtcagtgtgttttctatttttgtaggTGTGTCTCAAGCATTAAAACACCTTGGACCTGCAATAAGTGTATGTTTTACATTTTGTAGTGTTCTCCAGCTGTTTTCCTAGAATTCTGTACTATTTTAAAACCACACCAATAATATGAGATTGTAAATTCCTTGCATCCTTACAAGTAATTACCACTTTATCATAACCCTGCCAATCAATGCAAAATTTTGTTTCACTGTGATTTTTTGTTAAATGTCCCTACTGACTAATGATGGTACACATATTTTCAGATATGCTTGTAATACATGAATGTTCATTTTACTTCTTTCAGTAACTCAAACAGTTTTTGCCATTCTATAAAGAATGGACACATCTATTCTTAATTCTAACTTTAAACATTCTATCaactgccctaacttccccaaaTTATTTAAATCAGGCTAACATCCTAAAACTAATAAGTCAGAAATTCAATTTATACAGCATTTTCTCCAGAACTTTATTTTGCACACTCATCTGCATGAAACTTGTACAACAGAATGGTCCACCACCCAGGAAGTTATTATACCAAGTGAGTCTGTTGGTGTCCACTCACACCAGGCCAAATAAATGAGTATGGCAATGACAAACATGAGAAAACACATCAGTAGCAGGAAGCAGTCTCTGGGGTGGTGCTGCACCAGAGCTCACCTATCTCAGCTGAACAGCTTGGTGGGCAGTCTCCAGAGATCTCACTTGATCACTATAGCTCTTCCTGAATGGTGATCAACAGATCATTATTAAATGATCTGGCTATTTGTAACCCAGTTATATGTTTTCTTTGCCATTAGAATATAAAACTGCTTTAATTCTATTAATAGATCTTCCTAAAATACATTACTTGAGATGatatgttattttcatttatctgtgGTATCCTTAGAGGCacaaattagttttaattttaattatgttcaattaattttctttttttgccataACTCTGATGGTAATATGTTATCCAAGAAACTATTACAATTTATTGGCATGAAAATCTACTGTTGTATTTTTTCAAGTGTTGTTAGTTTTAGCTATTGTATTTAGTGATAGCGTATACTTTCACTAACTTTTTATAATATGAAAAGGTGGATGTTAATTATTTAACATGTAACTTCATCTACTTTTCCATTTAGtggaaaaacattctttttacaCTGAGTTGTTTTGAAACACATAACTTCAATAAtttattcatataatatttttgCAGATTGacaatttctttacattttgtgGCACACTTGTATTATGAGAATATTGTAATTGTTGTAATAAGTTTCCAAATGGGGAACTTGAAGCTTCCATTTTATCCTTCTACTTCAAGCTTGTTCAGATCACTCTCAGTCCCACTATATTTctatggatattttattattaacatgAAATTATTGGTAATGAAAATATCATGTTTTAATTAGGATTGCACTGAACTTTTAAAccagtttgagaagtattggttcCCAAATGTTAAATCTTGTGGTTCATAAAAATGGGATATCTTTACATGTaagtaatgatttatttttcaaaaaagttgGTAGTTTCAAGGGTAATGTCATGTTTCCTTaatttattcctaaatattttaacatttttcacaATATTTCAAGTGGATTTTTATGATTTATGAGTTTTCTGGATGATCTTGGTTCTCATTTCTAtaatgaccttttaaaaaaattacaatgcTACTGTCTTAAAGATTTCTTGGAACTTgtgtttataaattaaaatatatacatataaaagtatgtttatagtttattttcaaattcagATGCCTGTGGATTTCATGTTTTCACCTGATTGCCCCAACTTAAATTTCTGCTACAGTGTTGAATAAAGCATAGCTTACCCTGTTTGTTATCttaggaagaaaagatttatgtTTCCACCATAACTATAGCAAGTACTGTACATGTATGCCTTTCATCATAGTGTGGATGCTGCTTTtgttgtaacacacacacacacacagaaacacacacacacacaaaatgtttttcTCTGCAGAGTGATTGGAAGGAGAAATAAGTCATGAAGAGTCATTATCAGACTCCACTGAACATATCTGATCTCTCATTGGTTGCCCATAAATTGAGTTCTAAAATTCTCACATCAAAAATCTTGCTAAGTATGTTTTGAGCtctagtaaagtttcttttatgaatgtgggtgctcttgcatttggggtatagatgttcagaactgagactttcTCCCagtagattttccctttgatgaatatgaagtatcttTCCTCATCACGCTTGATAACTTCTGGTTGAAAGTCTGCTTTATTGAATATTAAGATGGGAAATCCTGCTtgattcttgggaccattttcttggaaaaccaTTTCCCAGCCTTTTaatctgagatagtgtctgtctttgttatttaagtgtgtttcttgtatgcagaaaaatgatggatcctgttaGCATATCCAGtctgtctttttataggtgagttgaatccattaatattgagatattaaagacagatgaatgTCAGTTCCTGATATGCATGTCTTTGTATGTGgctttatgtgtatgtggatctctccttttgactttgttgtaaGACAATTAAaaacttgtcttttctttggtatGAGTActctctttgtgttggagtttcccctctagaatcctctgtagggcaGGATTGGTGtatagatactgtttaaatttggttttctcctggaatattttggtttctccatctatgttgattgagagttttgctggatatactACCCTGGCCTGGAATtggtgttctcttagagtctgcatgacttCTGACCAGGCTCTCCTGGCTTTTACTGTCTCTGCTGAGAAGACTGGTGTaatcagacactggaccaccaaccaggcagaatGCACTAGCTGATATGAAGTCCCAAACATGAATAGAGccaaggactgcctggtctgtgttcagtcagagaagatgtacctaaccctcaagatattGGAAGCCTTAGTGAGTTTAGATCTCTGGTTGGGTGGAAACAGGttggtgaggaggaggtatgcAATGGGGGAACATTCGGATGGTGGACTGAGAGGGcgataaaatctgaagtgtaaaaataaataaataaataaataaataaacctaacaaacctaataaaattattttttaaaaaagtaaatagaatgtattcaaacaaatataaattgCTAAGAAAAATCATACTCAGTGACAAATATAACTTATCTTTAACTACAACTGCCTGGGTTAATCAATCTAAGGCCTTAGATATCTAAAATTTAAGATTATCTGTCAGAAAAATTAAAGATGCCTACCAAAGTGAAGCTTGACTTCTGTTTCACACTTCattatgtgataaaaaaaaatagatagttATTTCACCTTTGTCTCTTTCTATATagaactcagagaagaaaatgttacaAGGAAATCTTTCTGAAGTGACTGAGTTCATCCTCGCTGGGttaacaaacaaaccagagctgcagctgcccctcttcttcctctttctagcAATCTATGTGGTCACAGTGGTGGGGAATCTGGGCATGATCACTCTGATACTATTCAGTTCTCAACTACACACACCCATGTATTATTTCCTCAGCAGTCTATCCTTCATTGACCTCTGCCATTCTACTGTCATTACCCCCAAAATGCTGGTGAACTTTGTGACTGTGAAGAACATCATCTCCTACCCTGAATGCATGACACAGCTCtacatttttcttacttttgCTATTGCAGAGTGTCACATGTTAGCTGTAATGGCATATGACCGCTATGTTGCCATCTGTAACCCATTGCTTTACAATGCTGTAATGTCCTTTCAAGTCTGTTCCTGGATGATATTTGGAGTATATGTTATGGCTCTGATTGGTACCACAACTCACACAATCTGCATGCTAAAAGTGCACTTCTGTGAGGCTGATGTAATAAATCATTACTTCTGTGATCTTTATCCACTGCTGGAACTCTCTTGTTCTGATACTTTTATTAATGAAGTAGTAGTATTATGTTTcagtgttttcaatatttttattccaaCTCTGACAATTCTGAGCTCTTACATCTTCATTATTGCCAGCATCCTCCGGATTAAATCCACAGAAGGCAGGTCCAAAGCCTTCAGCACCTGCAGCTCACACATATCAGCTGTTGCTATCTTCTTTGGTTCCCTTGCATTCATGTACTTACAGCCATCATCAGTCAGCTCCATGGACCAAGGGAAAGTGTCTTCTGTATTTTACACCATTGTTGTGCCCATGCTGAATCCCTTGATCTACAGCCTGAGAAATAAGGATGTCAAAGTTGCTCTAGATAAGTTCCTTGAAAGAAAGTTTTTCTTGTGAAcaagactgatttttttctttactaaaattCTTGTTTAGAGGGTTAGCAAAGAGTCCAGATAGCTAAGTATGGCAATATGTGAAATCAGTGCTAtcaccatttatttttaaagtcaacaAGGGAAGGGCAAGTTTTAGCTAATGGGACATGTGAAGGACAGCATCTGTCTGGGATTCAGAGAACCATATGCTTATCATAGCATGCATCAAGCTGTTCCATTTGTCAAACTCTCAAAAGCCTCCTTATGAATGATTCTGTTTTATGTATCTGAACTATGTTCCTTCTATGCTAGATGTATTTATCCTACAGTGAAGAGTAAATATACATGGGCCAATTCCTTGGTCATCTCAATATTCTATGTATTTAGCCtttgtaattaattatatttctaatttctaaagaTTTCTGACCTTGCAATAttcaaatattataattttattaaaaagtaaaatatgtaaaatatatttttctttttgtacttctctttttattcactttatatcctgatcattACCCACCCCAGGTCATATCCTCTCCTACAATCCTCCCTCAAAAaaatcccctccccttctcctctaaggtGGTGGAAGCCACCCCTGGACATTCTCCTGCCCTGGCATATCAACTCTCTGTGACTCtagtcacatcctctcccactgaagccagacaaagtagtctagctagaagaacatatctaattTTTGTTAATTGTGTTGAATGTATTTAAGGATATTGAGTGATATGATAAGgttaatatcaaaacaaaacaaaacatgaacaaACAAACTGTATTTTGATGAGACACACATCACTAAAGAAgaaagcacacatatgcacaattcTCTAAAGCAGAGTAGAAGTAAGAACAAAATTTCTTATATGGGTCTGGGTTTTCTAATATTTGTAGGATTGTGTCCAGCATGGAACTGACCATAGCATATTCAGAAgtacattatttttctattgtacatacatgaaatatttattcataccTAGAAAGCAAGActcataaaaaatgttttctgattaATTCCATATTAGCTAGAATTGTTAAAtattctcatatttttaaaatatttatttattcattatatgtgagtacactgtagctgtcttcagacactctggaagaaggcgttagatcttgttatggatggttgtgagccaccatgtggatgctgggatttgaactcaggaccttaggaagaggagtcaatgctcttaaccgctgagccatctcaccagcccctcatattttttaaaagacaatttttctcaaaagaaagacTGAATTAGAGACgaacttgtaaaataaataaatggtcattATTTCTATTACCTAATTAAATCCCATTGCTTCTCTTTGCACCTACAATCATAAGACTGATTTTATGCTTCTGAATGCAACTGTGCATATCAGGCTACCTTGGTAGCTCTAATTATACTCCAAATATACATCAGGTACCTGATGATGCCTTCCTGCATGTAGCAGCATTTGTAGAATCATTCTTGTATCCTCTTAAGTTATCTCCAAAAAGGGGGGAGAGGTTCCTTATTCTTTAGTGCTATTTCCAAGTAATGGGTGATGATTGTGTTGTTTCTGATTCCTTAAAGCTTCAAagctttgaaaatttttattaagtacAATACTCCACCAGGATCATCTAGATGACCTTGTTTAAAATCTCTTGgttacaaaattaaacaaaatggcATCTTCACAGAAAGATTTCTTGTATGGAGTACAGGATGATGAGGTTATGTGTTTGGAGGAAGAAAGTGAGGAGAGATCTTCCGCCTGAACCCAGCGGAGCCTGCCAAGAACACCAGAGTACTCTCCACGCcacaggacctcgggatcacctcgagatcacgggtgagtggaacgcaacatcagcTTCAAATAATTGAGGAGTGtcttgtgacagcaggaacagggacaaaggaaccctgcccaaccagaggctgggattctttccagtCAGGGCCAGCACCACCATCTCCTTGTGAACCCAGCCTAGGGAGTCTAGGGCCCCAGAATACTCTTCACTCTGAAGGACCCCTAGCACAACCAGGACCTTGAAATCACTGGAGAGCACTTGGACAACAGAAGCAACcaagcttcttggacagggtcctttcggtccttcattctcagccaggaggtagagctgagacccagacccctgggcaccttccttgccaaaGGAGAGTTAGCCTACAGGGAGGATTCTGTCCCCAGGAcacaggaggtggatcagagctccagaattctggacacctgccctgcaagagaagagctttcctgcagagagtgctctgaccactgggactcaagtGAGAATTTGACTCCCAGGAATGCAAACAGAgcctaacagaatcacaggaggatcaaactccaggcagagacagctagaatattaACACCAGatattaccagatggtgaaaggcaaacataagaatcttactaacagaaaccaagaacactgggNNNNNNNNNNNNNNNNNNNNNNNNNNNNNNNNNNNNNNNNNNNNNNNNNNNNNNNNNNNNNNNNNNNNNNNNNNNNNNNNNNNNNNNNNNNNNNNNNNNNNNNNNNNNNNNNNNNNNNNNNNNNNNNNNNNNNNNNNNNNNNNNNNNNNNNNNNNNNNNNNNNNNNNNNNNNNNNNNNNNNNNNNNNNNNNNNNNNNNNNNNNNNNNNNNNNNNNNNNNNNNNNNNNNNNNNNNNNNNNNNNNNNNNNNNNNNNNNNNNNNNNNNNNNNNNNNNNNNNNNNNNNNNNNNNNNNNNNNNNNNNNNNNNNNNNNNNNNNNNNNNNNNNNNNNNNNNNNNNNNNNNNNNNNNNNNNNNNNNNNNNNNNNNNNNNNNNNNNNNNNNNNNNNNNNNNNNNNNNNNNNNNNNNNNNNNNNNNNNNNNNNNNNNNNNNNNNNNNNNNNNNNNNNNNNNNNNNNNNNNNNNNNNNNNNNNNNNNNNNNNNNNNNNNNNNNNNNNNNNNNNNNNNNNNNNNNNNNNNNNNNNNNNNNNNNNNNNNNNNNNNNNNNNNNNNNNNNNNNNNNNNNNNNNNNNNNNNNNNNNNNNNNNNNNNNNNNNNNNNNNNNNNNNNNNNNNNNNNNNNNNNNNNNNNNNNNNNNNNNNNNNNNNNNNNNNNNNNNNNNNNNNNNNNNNNNNNNNNNNNNNNNNNNNNNNNNNNNNNNNNNNNNNNNNNNNNNNNNNNNNNNNNNNNNNNNNNNNNNNNNNNNNNNNNNNNNNNNNNNNNNNNNNNNNNNNNNNNNNNNNNNNNNNNNNNNNNNNNNNNNNNNNNNNNNNNNNNNNNNNNNNNNNNNNNNNNNNNNNNNNNNNNNNNNNNNNNNNNNNNNNNNNNNNNNNNNNNNNNNNNNNNNNNNNNNNNNNNNNNNNNNNNNNNNNNNNNNNNNNNNNNNNNNNNNNNNNNNNNNNNNNNNNNNNNNNNNNNNNNNNNNNNNNNNNNNNNNNNNNNNNNNNNNNNNNNNNNNNNNNNNNNNNNNNNNNNNNNNNNNNNNNNNNNNNNNNNNNNNNNNNNNNNNNNNNNNNNNNNNNNNNNNtctctgaagaaagaaatcaaagaagatctcagaagatggaaagatctcccatgttcatggattggcagtatcaatatagtaaaaatggctatcttgctgaaagcagtctacagattcaatgcaatccccatcaaaattccaactcagttcttcaccgaattagaaagggcaatttgcaaattcatctggaataacaaaaaacataggatagtgaaaactattctcaacaataaaagaacctctggtgtaatcaccatgcctgacctgaagctgtactacagagcaattgtgataaaacaaaacaaaacaaaacaaaacaaaacaaaacaaaaaaacaaaaaacaaaacatggtactggtacaatgacaaATGGGTAGATcgatggaaaagaattgaagacccagaaatgaacccatacacctatggtcacttgatctttgacaagggagctaaaaaaccatccagtggaaaaaagacagcattttcaacaaatggtgctggcacaactggcagttatcatgtagaagaatgcaaattgatccattcttctctccttgtacaaagctcaagtctaagtggatcaaggaactccacataaaaccagagacactgaaatttatagaggagaatgtgggaaAAAGCATCGAATATATGGGCACAAGgggaaaattcctcaacagaacagcaatggcttatgctgaaAGTACAAGAATCaaaaatgggacttcataaaatttaaaaagcttctgtaaggcaaaagatactgtcaataaggcaaaaagaccacgaacagattgggaaaggatttttaccaatcctaaatctgataagtg contains:
- the LOC110327756 gene encoding olfactory receptor 150-like, which encodes MLQGNLSEVTEFILAGLTNKPELQLPLFFLFLAIYVVTVVGNLGMITLILFSSQLHTPMYYFLSSLSFIDLCHSTVITPKMLVNFVTVKNIISYPECMTQLYIFLTFAIAECHMLAVMAYDRYVAICNPLLYNAVMSFQVCSWMIFGVYVMALIGTTTHTICMLKVHFCEADVINHYFCDLYPLLELSCSDTFINEVVVLCFSVFNIFIPTLTILSSYIFIIASILRIKSTEGRSKAFSTCSSHISAVAIFFGSLAFMYLQPSSVSSMDQGKVSSVFYTIVVPMLNPLIYSLRNKDVKVALDKFLERKFFL